The Antennarius striatus isolate MH-2024 chromosome 20, ASM4005453v1, whole genome shotgun sequence genome includes a region encoding these proteins:
- the prlh2 gene encoding prolactin releasing hormone 2 encodes MLPGRAVDVQLCVLTSRSLFVALTLLLFLSFSFSSAHSTTVEHDFHIVHNVDNRSPEIDPFWYVGRGVRPIGRFGKRHNSVEPLRNGGMQPVISMLSLLLNSLRDKDNLGRMLEGEDRD; translated from the exons ATGCTGCCTGGGAGAGCGGTTGATGTCCAGCTCTGCGTCCTGACAAGCCGCTCGCTGTTTGTAGCCCTGACgctgctcctcttcctttcctttaGTTTCAGCAGTGCTCACAGCACCACGGTGGAGCATGACTTTCACATCGTTCACAATGTTGACAATAGAA GTCCAGAGATCGACCCATTCTGGTACGTAGGGCGTGGAGTGAGACCTATCGGACGCTTTGGGAAAAGGCACAATAGCGTGGAGCCTCTGCGCAACGGTGGGATGCAACCTGTCATCAGCATGTTGTCACTGCTGCTCAACAGCCTCAGAGACAAGGACAACCTCGGACGCATGCTGGAAGGCGAGGACAGGGATTGA
- the shrprbck1r gene encoding ranBP-type and C3HC4-type zinc finger-containing protein 1 isoform X1 has translation MSLTSGGWAHGPGDTPDQSAALPAHHEASPSQLGCRTVLMSVRVSVCHSGIRPLCLPGAGGDSLRLQLSMDPGKSGEFRLSLQDGSGTGRSATIAEFDLGTVKYEVKSPKCHELSLVTPPHERISFNFRCEQEAQEWATVVLSSLREAQRVVPKDGGQTRLTDGLNIQSTLSLQQTEETCVELSRAIEAGDMQSASVFAATLARQHASLKIQPSAKDNNESEISLAVVVEDSSSSCCITVKVFPHMTTAVLKQQMFLEYGFHPWVQRWVIGQCLCTDQRSLASYGVHQDGDTAFLYLLSARHARLTLQVLQQDQESALLLSHPSLSRSTPPLPAASTNGLSTVDQRPYTTLPPRTHANSHSKGGSNTSELRDLINLDMSQLKEALSPITASTQGWPCPSCTYINKPTRPGCEICSTNRPENYVIPGGYRPDALELQRIQQEKESIRQYQQAREEERKENFAQLMMIDSQDLLPNPDPVDCRICYVDLKPGEGVLLRECLHCFCRECLRSVIMLSEEPEVSCPYRDDTYSCTCSLQEREIKALVPLEEYERWLQRGLSVAESRCEGSYHCATPDCLGWCVYEDTVNVFHCPVCRKQNCLICKSIHEGMNCKQYQDDLASRAINDSAARRTTHLLKTLVQSGEAMHCPQCGIIVQKRDGCDWVRCTVCHTEICWVTRGPRWGPKGPGDTSGGCRCNINNQKCHPKCQNCH, from the exons ATGTCGCTGACTTCAGGAGGCTGGGCTCACGGTCCGGGCGACACGCCGGACCAGTCCGCCGCCCTCCCCGCTCACCATGAGGCCTCACCGTCACAACTTGGCTGCCGGACCGTCCTCATGTCGGTTCGGGTGTCGGTGTGTCACTCTGGTATTCGGCCGCTGTGTCTTCCCGGAGCAGGTGGCGACTCCCTCCGCCTGCAACTTAGCATGGACCCCGGGAAGTCCGGGGAATTCCGGCTGTCGCTTCAGGACGGCAGCGGGACCGGCCGGAGTGCG ACCATCGCTGAGTTTGATTTGGGGACAGTAAAGTATGAAGTGAAGTCACCAAAGTGCCACGAACTGAGTTTAGTTACGCCTCCGCATGAACGCATCAGCTTCAACTTCCGCTGTGAGCAGGAGGCTCAGGAGTGGGCTACAGTGGTGTTATCATCTCTGAGAGAAGCACAAAGAG TTGTCCCCAAAGATGGCGGTCAAACGCGGCTCACTGATGGTCTCAATATTCAGAGTACATTGTCCTTGCAGCAAACAG AGGAAACCTGCGTTGAGCTTTCCCGAGCCATAGAAGCAGGTGACATGCAGTCGGCTTCTGTCTTTGCTGCCACACTTGCCCGACAACATGCCAGTCTAAAGATTCAGCCCTCTGCCAAAGATAACAATGAAAGTGAAATCAG CTTGGCTGTTGTAGTCGAGGACTCTTCTTCATCCTGTTGTATTACTGTgaaagtttttccacacatgacTACTGCAGTACTGAAACAGCAG ATGTTTCTTGAGTATGGCTTTCACCCATGGGTACAGCGCTGGGTGATTGGTCAGTGTCTGTGCACTGACCAGCGCTCTCTGGCCTCATACGGCGTTCATCAAGATGGTGACACAGCCTTCTTGTACCTCCTGTCGGCCCGTCACGCTCGCCTGACCTTACAAGTGCTTCAACAGGACCAGGAGAGTGCCCTTCTTCTCAGTCATCCATCGTTGTCTCGCTCCACTCCTCCCCTGCCTGCGGCCTCTACAAATGGCCTCTCAACTGTGGACCAGAGGCCATACACCACCCTACCTCCCAGAACCCATGCCAACAGCCACAGTAAGG GTGGGTCAAACACAAGTGAGTTAAGAGATCTCATCAACCTAGATATGTCCCAACTCAAAGAGGCACTGAGCCCCATCACAGCCTCCACCCAG GGCTGGCCATGCCCATCTTGTACTTACATAAATAAACCAACACGTCCGGGCTGTGAGATCTGCAGCACAAACCGCCCTGAGAACTACGTCATTCCAGGGGGATATCGTCCAGATGCTCTGGAACTTCAAAGAATCCAGCAGGAGAAGGAGTCCATCAGACAGTACCAGCAG GCAAGGGAAGAGGAGCGCAAGGAGAATTTTGCCCAGCTAATGATGATCGACAGCCAAGACCTGCTCCCTAACCCCGATCCTGTGGACTGTAGGATCTGCTACGTAGACCTCAAGCCGGGAGAAGGGGTCCTCCTGAGGGAGTGTCTCCACTGCTTCTGCCG AGAGTGCTTACGTTCAGTCATCATGCTTAGTGAGGAGCCAGAGGTATCTTGTCCTTACAGAGATGACACATACTCCTGCACATGCTCCCTACAGGAGAGGGAAATCAAAGCT TTGGTGCCTCTTGAAGAGTATGAGCGCTGGCTTCAGAGAGGTCTGTCCGTGGCCGAGTCTCGCTGTGAGGGCAGCTACCACTGTGCAACTCCAGACTGTCTGGGCTGGTGCGTTTACGAGGACACAGTCAACGTCTTCCATTGCCCCGTCTGCAGGAAGCAAAACTGTCTCATCTGCAAA TCTATCCATGAGGGAATGAACTGCAAACAGTACCAAGATGATCTTGCATCACGTGCTATAAATGACTCTGCTGCCAGGAGGACAACACATCTGCTCAAG ACTCTTGTGCAGTCAGGAGAGGCGATGCACTGCCCCCAGTGTGGCATCATTGTGCAGAAGAGGGATGGATGTGATTGGGTGCGCTGCACTGTCTGTCACACTGAAATTTGCTGGGTGACCAGAGGGCCCCGCTGGGGGCCAAAG GGTCCCGGGGACACCAGTGGAGGATGTCGCTGCAACATCAATAATCAGAAATGCCACCCTAAATGCCAAAACTGCCACTGA
- the shrprbck1r gene encoding ranBP-type and C3HC4-type zinc finger-containing protein 1 isoform X2, producing the protein MSLTSGGWAHGPGDTPDQSAALPAHHEASPSQLGCRTVLMSVRVSVCHSGIRPLCLPGAGGDSLRLQLSMDPGKSGEFRLSLQDGSGTGRSATIAEFDLGTVKYEVKSPKCHELSLVTPPHERISFNFRCEQEAQEWATVVLSSLREAQRVVPKDGGQTRLTDGLNIQSTLSLQQTEETCVELSRAIEAGDMQSASVFAATLARQHASLKIQPSAKDNNESEISLAVVVEDSSSSCCITVKVFPHMTTAVLKQQMFLEYGFHPWVQRWVIGQCLCTDQRSLASYGVHQDGDTAFLYLLSARHARLTLQVLQQDQESALLLSHPSLSRSTPPLPAASTNGLSTVDQRPYTTLPPRTHANSHSGSNTSELRDLINLDMSQLKEALSPITASTQGWPCPSCTYINKPTRPGCEICSTNRPENYVIPGGYRPDALELQRIQQEKESIRQYQQAREEERKENFAQLMMIDSQDLLPNPDPVDCRICYVDLKPGEGVLLRECLHCFCRECLRSVIMLSEEPEVSCPYRDDTYSCTCSLQEREIKALVPLEEYERWLQRGLSVAESRCEGSYHCATPDCLGWCVYEDTVNVFHCPVCRKQNCLICKSIHEGMNCKQYQDDLASRAINDSAARRTTHLLKTLVQSGEAMHCPQCGIIVQKRDGCDWVRCTVCHTEICWVTRGPRWGPKGPGDTSGGCRCNINNQKCHPKCQNCH; encoded by the exons ATGTCGCTGACTTCAGGAGGCTGGGCTCACGGTCCGGGCGACACGCCGGACCAGTCCGCCGCCCTCCCCGCTCACCATGAGGCCTCACCGTCACAACTTGGCTGCCGGACCGTCCTCATGTCGGTTCGGGTGTCGGTGTGTCACTCTGGTATTCGGCCGCTGTGTCTTCCCGGAGCAGGTGGCGACTCCCTCCGCCTGCAACTTAGCATGGACCCCGGGAAGTCCGGGGAATTCCGGCTGTCGCTTCAGGACGGCAGCGGGACCGGCCGGAGTGCG ACCATCGCTGAGTTTGATTTGGGGACAGTAAAGTATGAAGTGAAGTCACCAAAGTGCCACGAACTGAGTTTAGTTACGCCTCCGCATGAACGCATCAGCTTCAACTTCCGCTGTGAGCAGGAGGCTCAGGAGTGGGCTACAGTGGTGTTATCATCTCTGAGAGAAGCACAAAGAG TTGTCCCCAAAGATGGCGGTCAAACGCGGCTCACTGATGGTCTCAATATTCAGAGTACATTGTCCTTGCAGCAAACAG AGGAAACCTGCGTTGAGCTTTCCCGAGCCATAGAAGCAGGTGACATGCAGTCGGCTTCTGTCTTTGCTGCCACACTTGCCCGACAACATGCCAGTCTAAAGATTCAGCCCTCTGCCAAAGATAACAATGAAAGTGAAATCAG CTTGGCTGTTGTAGTCGAGGACTCTTCTTCATCCTGTTGTATTACTGTgaaagtttttccacacatgacTACTGCAGTACTGAAACAGCAG ATGTTTCTTGAGTATGGCTTTCACCCATGGGTACAGCGCTGGGTGATTGGTCAGTGTCTGTGCACTGACCAGCGCTCTCTGGCCTCATACGGCGTTCATCAAGATGGTGACACAGCCTTCTTGTACCTCCTGTCGGCCCGTCACGCTCGCCTGACCTTACAAGTGCTTCAACAGGACCAGGAGAGTGCCCTTCTTCTCAGTCATCCATCGTTGTCTCGCTCCACTCCTCCCCTGCCTGCGGCCTCTACAAATGGCCTCTCAACTGTGGACCAGAGGCCATACACCACCCTACCTCCCAGAACCCATGCCAACAGCCACA GTGGGTCAAACACAAGTGAGTTAAGAGATCTCATCAACCTAGATATGTCCCAACTCAAAGAGGCACTGAGCCCCATCACAGCCTCCACCCAG GGCTGGCCATGCCCATCTTGTACTTACATAAATAAACCAACACGTCCGGGCTGTGAGATCTGCAGCACAAACCGCCCTGAGAACTACGTCATTCCAGGGGGATATCGTCCAGATGCTCTGGAACTTCAAAGAATCCAGCAGGAGAAGGAGTCCATCAGACAGTACCAGCAG GCAAGGGAAGAGGAGCGCAAGGAGAATTTTGCCCAGCTAATGATGATCGACAGCCAAGACCTGCTCCCTAACCCCGATCCTGTGGACTGTAGGATCTGCTACGTAGACCTCAAGCCGGGAGAAGGGGTCCTCCTGAGGGAGTGTCTCCACTGCTTCTGCCG AGAGTGCTTACGTTCAGTCATCATGCTTAGTGAGGAGCCAGAGGTATCTTGTCCTTACAGAGATGACACATACTCCTGCACATGCTCCCTACAGGAGAGGGAAATCAAAGCT TTGGTGCCTCTTGAAGAGTATGAGCGCTGGCTTCAGAGAGGTCTGTCCGTGGCCGAGTCTCGCTGTGAGGGCAGCTACCACTGTGCAACTCCAGACTGTCTGGGCTGGTGCGTTTACGAGGACACAGTCAACGTCTTCCATTGCCCCGTCTGCAGGAAGCAAAACTGTCTCATCTGCAAA TCTATCCATGAGGGAATGAACTGCAAACAGTACCAAGATGATCTTGCATCACGTGCTATAAATGACTCTGCTGCCAGGAGGACAACACATCTGCTCAAG ACTCTTGTGCAGTCAGGAGAGGCGATGCACTGCCCCCAGTGTGGCATCATTGTGCAGAAGAGGGATGGATGTGATTGGGTGCGCTGCACTGTCTGTCACACTGAAATTTGCTGGGTGACCAGAGGGCCCCGCTGGGGGCCAAAG GGTCCCGGGGACACCAGTGGAGGATGTCGCTGCAACATCAATAATCAGAAATGCCACCCTAAATGCCAAAACTGCCACTGA